The Kaistia defluvii genome segment ACTATCTGCCGGTCGCGGAAATCGAGCCGGGCATGACCCTGCTCGTCGCGGCGGGCGACCGCGTGCCGGTCGATGGCACCGTCGCTAGCGGCGCGTCGGAGCTGGATTGCTCGGTCGTGTCCGGCGAGAGCCTGCCGCAGCCGGTCGAGGCCGGGTCGGCGCTCAAGGCCGGCATGCTGAACCTGACCGGCGGGCTCGTCGTCACGGCGACCGCCCGGGCGCAGGATTCGTTCCTGGCCGAGATGGTCCGGCTGATGGAGGCGGCGGAAGGCGGCAAGGCGCGCTACCGGCGGCTCGCGGACCGCGCCTCGCAGCTCTATTCGCCGGTCGTCCATGCCACCGCCTTGCTGACCCTGGTCGGCTGGGTCGCCGCGACCGGCGACTGGCACCGCTCGATCACCATCGCCATTGCCGTCCTCATCATCACCTGTCCCTGCGCGCTCGGCCTGGCCGTCCCGATCGTCCAGGTGATGGCGGCCCGGCGGCTGTTCGAGAACGGCGTCATGGTCAAGGATGGCTCCGCCATGGAGCGCCTGGCCGAAATCGACACGGTCGCCTTCGACAAGACCGGCACCCTCACGCGAGGCAAGCTGCAACTCATCGATGCCGAACGGATCGAGCCGGCCCATGCGGCGATCGCCGCCGCCATGGCCGCGTCCTCGAACCATCCCGCCTCGCGCGCCATCGCGGCGCGGTTTGGCGGCGGCGATGTGGCCTTCGAACGGCTGAGCGAAATTCCCGGCCATGGCGTGGAGGCGGCGCTCTCCGGACGGACCTATCGGCTCGGCCGGGCCGAGTGGGCGCTGGACGAGCCCGGCGAGACCAGCGGCACCGTCCTGAGCGTCGATGGCCGTTGTCTCGCCGCCTTCGCTTTCACGGACGAACTGCGGCCCGATGCGCGCGCCGCGGTCCAGGCCTTGCGCCAGGCGGGCCTTCGCACGCTGATCCTTTCCGGCGACCGCATGGAGCCGGCTCAAGCGACCGCCGCCGAACTGGGTATCGACGACGTCACCGCGGCGGCGCTGCCCGCCGACAAGGTTGCCCGGGTCCGCGCGCTGGCGGCCGAGGGACGCAAGACGCTGATGGTGGGCGACGGGCTCAACGACGCGCCGGTCCTGACGGCCGCCCATGTTTCGATGGCGCCGGCGAGCGCCGCCGACATCGGCCGCAACGCCGCCGACTTCGTCTTCCTGCGCGACAGCCTGAAGGCCGTGCCGCTGGCCCATCGCGTGTCGATCGAGGCCGGGCGGCTCATCCGCCAGAACTTCGGCCTCGCCATCGCCTACAACCTGATCGCGCTTCCCGTCGCGATCGCCGGGTTCGTCACGCCGCTGATCGCGGCGCTGGCCATGTCGCTGTCGTCGATCCTCGTCGTCGCCAATGCGCTCCGCCTCAAGGTCGGCAGCGGCAAGGACGAGGCGGAAGCCCGGCCCGCCGTCCCGGCGCGGCGCCCGGAGGCGGAAGCACGCCGGCCCCCGGTCGCGCAGGGCCAGCCATGGACAGCCTGATCTTCCTGGTGCCGCTCGCGCTGCTGTTCGGCTCGGTCGCGCTCGTCGTCTTCCTCTGGTCGCTTCGCAGCGCTCAATATGACGACCTCGACGGCGCGGCCCAGCGCATCCTCCTGGATGATGACGACGAGGGGCCCGGAACCGGGCGCTGATCGCCGCTCAGCGCTGCGGGTTTTAAGCCATGTCGAGCCCCGGGGATGACGCGTTCTGCCGGTGATCACTGCGATAGCGCGCCGGCGAGGTGCGGTAGATGCGGCGAAAGCTGGCGCCGAAGGCGCTGTCGGAGCGGTAGCCGAGCGCCGCGCCGATGCTGGACACCGGCTCGTTCCCGCGCCGCAATCTGCCGGCCGCCAGCCGCATGCGCCAGCGTGTCAGATACTCCAGCGGGGCGACGCCGACACGCTGCTTGAACCGCGCGGCAAAGCTGGACCGGGACTGGCCGGCAAGGCGTGACAGCTCGGCCAGGGTCCAGTTGCGCTCCGGTTCGGAATGCACCGCCTGCAGGACGGGGGCAATGTGCCGGTCGGTCAGCCCGCCCAGCCAGCCGGCCGCGTCGGCGGCGCCCTGCGCCAGATGGGCGCGCAGCACGTGGACAAAGGCGAGGCGCAACAGGTCGTTGCACATCAGTTGGGCCCCGGGCGCGCCCGAATCCCATTCGCGATCGAGCTGGTCGAGCAGCCATGTGATCGGCGCCGCCGCACCTCCCTGGATCACCAGAATCGGCGGCAGCGCGCCGGAAAGCACTACGCCGTCAATGGTATCGAGCCGCACACTGCCGCCTAGAATGGCAAAATCGGCGCCATCCCCGAGTTTGGCGGCCATGCCAGAGTCTGTGAAGACGTCACGGGCCGCCTCCATCCGGGCGTCCGGCGTGCTGGCCAGGTCGAAGGGCGTGTGGGCGACGACGAAGCAATCGCCGGCCGCGAGTTGCACCGGTGTCTGGCCCTCGGCGAGCAGCCAGCAGGTGCCGCGACGCACCACGTTGAACTTGATGTTGGCGGGCGCCGAGAAGCGGACGCCCCATTCGCCGCCTGCCTGCAGGCTGATCGAGCAATGCGCCACGGCATGGATGGTGGTGAGAATCGCCGACAGGGCGTCGCCGGGCATGGTTTGGACGATCACGATATCATCTCGGACTTGGCTGTCTGGATTGTCCCTCGAGATAGGCGATATCTGGAGACCTTACCAGTGGAGACAAGACATGACCCAGCAACATCCGATCGGCTCGCCCTTTTCCGCTGCCAGCACGGCTGCCGACGTGATCCGCGGCATCGACCTGTCCGGCAAGAACGCCATCGTCACTGGCGGCCACTCCGGCCTTGGCATCGAAACGGTCCGCGCCCTGGCCGAGGCGGGTGCGCGGGTTCTCGTTCCGGCGCGCGACCCGGACCAGGCAAGAGCGGACCTGGCTGGGATCGCCAATGTCGAGGTCGATCCGATCGACCTGACGGATCCTGCGTCGATCGCGGCTTTTGGCGAGCATGTGGTGGCAGGCGGCCGGGCTCTCGACATGCTTATCAACAGCGCTGGCATCATGGCGGCGCCCCTGTGGCGCGATGCCGAGGGCCATGAGAGCCAGTTCGCCACCAACCATCTCGGCCATTTCCGGCTGACCGTGGCGCTGTGGCCCGCGCTGACCCGGAGCGGCGATGCCCGCGTCATCAGCGTGTCCTCGCGGGGCCACCAGATCGCGGGCGTGGATTTCGACGATATCGACTTCCTCTCGCGCCCCTATGACAAATGGGTGGCCTATGGCCAGTCCAAGACCGCCAATGCCCTTTTCGCCATGGCGCTGGACAAGCGTGGCAGGGAAAGCGGCGTGCGGGCCTTCTCCCTGCATCCCGGCCAGGTCCTGACCGGTCTGGCGCGGCATCTTTCGGAGGCGGAGATTGCCAGCTTCGACGCGCGGGATGAGCAGGGCAGGCTTCGGGTCGACCCCGCCCGCGGCATGAAGACGGTTCCCCAGGCGGCCGCGACGTCGGTATGGTCCGCCACCAGTCCGCTGCTGGCGGACCTTGGAGGTCTTTACCTGGAAGACTGTGACGTTGCCCCCATCCACACGGGCGAAGCCGGCCGCAAGGGCGTTGCCCCATGGGCCGCTGACCCCGACCTGGCCGAGCGGCTTTGGCGGGTTTCCGAGGCCATGACGGGTGTATCGATCGGCTGAAGCCAGGCGCTTTTGCCGTAGCATCGAGCGGCGTATGCAGCCTCATCAGCGGAAGCGGTTGCGGTCATCGCACGGCTGCGGCAAGCGAGAGGCGGGCTTCGAGGGCCTCGGCGGCCTCCTTGCGCTCGCTGTAGCGGTCGGTGAGGTAGGGCGAGACATCCCGCGTCAGCAGCGTGAACTTGACCAGCTCCTCCATCACGTCGACGACCCGGTCATAGTAGCTCGACGGCCGCATGCGCCCGGCCTCGTCGAACTCCTGGAACGCCTTGGCGACAGAAGACTGGTTCGGAATGGTGATCATGCGCATCCAGCGCCCGAGCACGCGGAGCTGGTTGACGGCATTGAACGATTGCGAGCCGCCCGACACCTGCATTACCGCGAGCGTCCGTCCCTGCGTTGGCCTCACGGCACCGACCGAAAGCGGGATCCAGTCGATCTGCGCCTTCATGACCGCGCTCATCGCGCCGTGGCGCTCGGGGCTGGTCCAGACCTGCCCCTCCGACCAGAGCGCCAGTTCGCGCAGTTCCTGGACCTTGGGGTGGTCGGCGGCCGTTGCGTCCGGCAGCGGCAGGCCGTGCGGATCGAACACCCGCGTTTCCGCGCCGAAATGCTGCAGCAGCCGTTCGGCCTCCAGGGTCAGGAAGCGGCTGTAGGAGCGCTCGCGCAGCGAGCCGTAGAGCAGCAGGATGCGTGGACGATGCGTCGAGGCCGTCTTCCGCAGCTTGTCCGATTCGGGAGCTTGGAGCAGGTCGGCGGCGACGTTGGGCAGTGCGGGAATCATGTCCGCGTCTCCTCAAGAGTGGGGCGGACAAGAGGGCCGCGCTCGTACCAGCCTTTGGACCGGTTCACGATCCACACCACGGAGAGCATGACCGGCACCTCGATCAGCACACCGACGACGGTTGCAAGCGCCGCGCCCGAGTGAAAGCCGAACAGGCTGATGGCGGCGGCGACGGCGAGCTCGAAGAAGTTGGACGCGCCGATCAGGGCGGAGGGGCCGGCGACGCAATGCGCTTCGCCCGTGACCCGGTTCAGGAGGTAGGCGAGGCCGGCGTTGAAATAGACCTGGATCAGGATCGGAACCGCGAGCAGGCCGATGATCAGGGGCTGCGCGATGATCTGTTCGCCCTGGAAGCCGAACAGCAGCACCAGCGTGGTGAGCAGCGCCACCAGTGAGACCGGACCCAGCCGTCGCAGGGCCTTCGCCAGCGCGGCTTGCCCGCCCGTGGCGATCAGCCGGCGACGGGCGATCTGGGCGAGCAGCACCGGTACGACGATGTAGAGCGCGACCGAGAGCAGAAGCGTGCCCCAGGGGACGGTGATGGCCGACAGTCCCAGCAGCAGGCCGACGATGGGCGCGAAAGCCACGACCATGATGGCGTCGTTGAGCGCCACCTGCGACAGGGTGAAGAGGGGCTCGCCCTTGGTTAGGTTTGACCAGACGAACACCATGGCGGTGCAGGGCGCGGCGGCGAGGATGATGAGGCCGGCGATGTAGCTGTCGATCTGGTCGGCCGGCAGCAGCGGGCGAAACAGCCAGCCGATGAACAGCCAGCCGAGCAGCGCCATGGAAAAGGGCTTGATGGCCCAGTTGATGAACAGGGTAACGCCGATGCCGCGCCAGTGTCGGCCGACCTGGCCGAGCGCCGAGAAGTCGATCCGCAGCAGCATGGGAATGACCATGAGCCAGATCAGGATGGCGACCGGCAGATTGACCTTTGCGATTTCGGCTGCGCCGATGGCCTGGAAGACACCCGGCATGACATGGCCGAGGGCGATGCCGGCGACGATGCAGAGGGCTACCCACAGGGTGAGATAGCGTTCGAAGATGGACACGGGCGGGCCTCTAGAAGCGTTCTCGAGCGAAATGGGTACCGGTTCGCGTGAAGAAACGTGATCCCACAAGGAGTTAGAGCGTTGCACCGTTCCGGAGAAACGGTGAAAGGCTCTAGAAGCGGATGGTGCGGGCGAGAAGGGCGGCGTCGGCCGGGCACAGGCTGCTGGCCTGACGGGTCGCGAGGACGGTGGCCGGCGCATCGTCCCGCGCGACAGGCTTGAAGCCGATTTTTTCGAAGAAGGGCGCGGCCGAGCTTGTGAGCACCCAGGCGCGGCGGGCGCCCGCATCAAAGGCGCGCCGCTGCAGGAGCGACACGAGGTTGCGGCCCAGCGCCTGGGCGCGCCACGCGGGCAGGACGACGATGGACCGCAGCAGCGCGTTGTCGCCGAGCGCCTCGTAGCCGCCGAAGCCGACGGGATCGCCGGCCGACGTCCGGTAGGCGAAGAAGGTCCGTCCCGGCGCCAGGAGATCGTCGCAGGGAAGGCCAGCGGATTGCAGGGCGCCGACGAGGCCGGGGTCGTCCCCCGCTATCCCTGCGTCGACCAGGAAAGGCACGCCCTCCTCCTTGAGAAGGGCGGTCGTGACGCCGGTCGGCAGCAGGTCGAACACGATGTCGGACGGCCGGCATAGTCGCACGCCGGGCGGGCCGACCACGATCGGCCGGTTGATCAGGATGGGATGCGCGATCATCGCATCGAGCAGGGCGTCGTCGCCCAAGGCTGGATCGTCGAGGCCGAGCGCGGCATAGGGCGTGCCCTTCTGGCGGATCGCGTCGCGCACCGCGAGGCCCATCCGGTCGATGAGATCGGCGAGTTCCGCGCGGCTCGGCGGGGTCTTGAGATATTCGACAACGCGCGGCTCGACCCCCACGCTGCGCAGCAAAGCGAGCGTGTTGCGCGAGGTGCCGCAATCGGGGTTGTGGTAGATGACGAAGGTCATGGACGCCTAGGCTCCAATCTTCCGGGGCGAGCTGGCACCCTCGATCTGGCCGATTTCGGAGAGCTTCGCTCCCAGCGCGATGGTATCGAGGCGCTTGAACGGCAACGCCGTGAACAGGGAGATGCGCGTCTTCAGCATTCCGAAAGCTGTGACGAACGCCCTCTCCATTTCGTAGTCGCTGCCAACCACGCCCGCAGGGTCTTCGATGCCCCAATGCGCGGTCATGGGCTGCCCCGGCCATACCGGGCAGGCTTCGCCAGCGGCGCTGTCACAGACGGTGAACACGAAGTCCATCGTCGGAGCGCCGGGCGCGGCGAATTCATCCCAGGGTTTTGAGCGGAAGCCCTCGGCGGGATATCCAAAGCTCTCCAACACACGAAGCGCGAGTGGATTGACGCTGCCCTTGGGCTGACTGCCGGCCGAGAAGGCCCTGAAGCGGCCTGCGCCGTCCTTGTTGAGAATGGACTCAGCAAGGATCGAGCGCGCCGAGTTGCCCGTGCAGAGGAACAGGACATTGTAGATCCGGTCCATCATTTCTTCGTCTTTCTGGCTAGCAGTTGCAGGCGGCAAGCGCCGCCATGGCGGGCTCGCACACTTCGGGGTGGCCCTGGCAGCAGTCGCGCATCAGGAAGCCGACCAGGCCGGCCAGGGCCGGATAGGCGGCGCTGTAGAGGATCGAACGGGACTCGCGCCGGGAGGTGATCAGCCCTGCCTGTTCCAGATGGCTCAGATGGAACGAGGCCTTGGACGACGACGCGCCAACGGCCTCGCCGATGACGCCGGCCGCCAGACCTTCTGGCCCGGCCTTCACCAGCAGCCGGACAATCTGGAGCCTCGTCTCCTGCGACAGCGCCGCAAACGCATTCAGGGCCTGTGCCTCGTCCATTTCAACCTCTCAAGAGATGTTGAAATGATTGCTATCGGATTCGGTCCCGCCAAGCAATCTGTTGTGGCGATGATCTCGGTGGCAACGCGCTGGTGCCCGCCACGGAGGAAATCGCGTCTGCGATCTGGGCTGGAGCGTTTTCGCGTCGCGTCGCGGCGAGGTGCCGGGGGGAGCCCACCAACTCCGCGATCTGGACCCAGGGGAAGGCTGCGCGGTCCGTCACGCTTTAGGCCGGTGGCGGTCCCGAGCCGTGTCGAGAGCGGCTCAGTCGGCGGACAGGATCTTGCTGGAGCGAGCCATGGATCCGCGGCCTCCGGGGGGGGGGGGCGGCAGGCAGGCTAGCAGCTGGACTAAACTATTCCGACCAGCTGAAAAGCTGGTGGAGCCGAGGGGAATCGAACCCCTGACCTCTGCAGTGCGATTGCAGCGCTCTCCCATCTGAGCTACGGCCCCGTCGCATCGCGACGCGGCCATTTAGAGGGGGGCGCCGAAGGCTGTCAAGCACCTCCGGAACGTCGCGCCAGCAAGGCCGAAACGACAGGCCGTCGTGCCCGCGGCGATGGGACGGGCGCTCCTCTGGATTCCTGCGAAGGCACGCCTTCCTGACCGCCGGGCTGTTCTCGGGCGGTGGTCAGGCGGCTCGGTTGGCACGAGGGCAAAGGGGCCGCCGGGGCGCCCGCCGCAGGCGCGGGTTGCGGTCGTGGCGGGCGATCGCTACATCAGGACGTCCTGATTTCTTCCGCGACCATCCCGGGAAACCCATGCGCGCTATCCTCGACGTCGTTATGATCGCCCTCAACCTCTATTGGTGGATCGTGATCGCCAGCGCCCTGTTCAGCTGGCTCTACGCTTTCGGCGTGGTCAATCCGCGCAATCAGGTCGTGGCTTCCATCGGCAAGTTCCTCTACCAGGCGACCGAGCCGGCGCTGCGGCGCATCCGTGCCTTCATGCCGAGCCTCGGCGCCATCGACATCTCGCCGATCATCCTGCTGCTCGGCATCATCCTGATCCAGCAGGTCATCATCCGCTACGTCTACCCGAACGTGTTTTGAGCGATAACGGCTTCGTCCGCACCGGCGATGGCCATGTCGTGGTTCAGGTGCGCCTGACGCCCAAGGGCGGCAGCGATCGCATCGACGGCCTCGGCGAACTGGCGGATGGCCGCAAGGTGGTGCTGGCGCGGGTGCGGGCGGCGCCGGACAAGGGCGCGGCCAATGCGGCGCTGGAGGCGCTGCTGGCCAAGGCCGTCGGCGTCCCACGCTCGGCCGTGTTGCTGATCACGGGCCATACGGCGCGGCTGAAGGGCCTGCGCATCGATGGCGAGGTTTCAGACCTGATCGAGCGGCTGGCACGGCTGACCGGCTGAACGGACGGTCCGCGCGATACGCGCGCCACCCCGTTCCCGCTCAGTGGGTGTAGAGCCCGCGCAGGGATCCTTCGTCCCAGAACACGTCGCGGATGCGCCAGCCCTGGTCGATCTGGACCAGCCGCAGCTCGATCTGCTTCGGCTCGCCAAAATTCAGGAAGGTGACATGGCCCTCGGCCGTGTCGGGCGTCCCGGCTTCGACATCGACGCGCAGATCGGAAATGTCCCAGTCCTGCGCGTTGACGAAGGGGTCGCCGTCCAGCTTGCCGACCTCGCCCGCGGCGGCGGCCTCGTCGCTGTCGGCGATCATCCGCTCGGCCAGGCGCGGCTCGAACAGCGCGCGCACGGTCTCGGCATTGTCGAGCGGCACGCCTTCGCCGCCGTTCTCGTAACGCGCATAGATCGCGGCCACGAAGGCCTCGGGATCGTCGGCGGCAGCCGACGTTCCCACCTTTGTCGGGACGAGGCCCACGCCGAGCACGGCCGCCAGCAGAAATTGCGCGACGCCGCGCCGCGTGGGCGACATCGCGGTCAGCCCTTCTTGGCGCGTTCGATGGCGTCAACGATCAGCTGCTGCGCCTCGTCGAGGTCGCCCCAGCCGGTGATCTCGACCCACTTGCCGTTTTCGAGATCCTTGTAGTGGCGGAAGAAGTGCTCGATCTGCTGCAGCGTGATCTCGGGCAGGTCCTTGTAGGACTTCACGTTCTCGTAGCGGCGCGTCAGCTTGGTCGACGGCACGGCCAGGATCTTCTCGTCCTCGCCGCCCTCATCGCGCATCTTGAGAACGCCGACCGGGCGGCAATTCATGATCGCGCCGGGGACGATGGCGCGCTGGTTGGCGACCAGCACGTCGATCGGGTCGCCGTCGCCGCAGAGCGTGTGCGGGACGAAGCCGTAATTGCCGGGATAGCGCATCGGCGTATAGAGGAAGCGGTCGACGTAGAGCGCGCCGGCTTCCTTGTCCATCTCGTACTTGATCGGCTCGCCGCCGACCGGAACTTCGATGATGACATTGACGTCGTGCGGGGGATTCTTGCCGATCGGAACAGCATCGATGTTCATGGCGGTACCTCGAGTGAAATGGGCGCTTCCCTTTACGGGGCGCCATCCCGGCCCGCAAGCCCGAATTCGCCGCAGCGCAGCAAGCCGCGCCGGGAAGGTCGATCCGGATCGGGAGGAAAGGGCGGCTCAGCCGCGCGCGAAGGCGAAGGCGACCTTGGCCAGCACCGTGTCGCCGAAGCGCT includes the following:
- the arsB gene encoding ACR3 family arsenite efflux transporter, with amino-acid sequence MSIFERYLTLWVALCIVAGIALGHVMPGVFQAIGAAEIAKVNLPVAILIWLMVIPMLLRIDFSALGQVGRHWRGIGVTLFINWAIKPFSMALLGWLFIGWLFRPLLPADQIDSYIAGLIILAAAPCTAMVFVWSNLTKGEPLFTLSQVALNDAIMVVAFAPIVGLLLGLSAITVPWGTLLLSVALYIVVPVLLAQIARRRLIATGGQAALAKALRRLGPVSLVALLTTLVLLFGFQGEQIIAQPLIIGLLAVPILIQVYFNAGLAYLLNRVTGEAHCVAGPSALIGASNFFELAVAAAISLFGFHSGAALATVVGVLIEVPVMLSVVWIVNRSKGWYERGPLVRPTLEETRT
- a CDS encoding arsenate reductase ArsC, with product MMDRIYNVLFLCTGNSARSILAESILNKDGAGRFRAFSAGSQPKGSVNPLALRVLESFGYPAEGFRSKPWDEFAAPGAPTMDFVFTVCDSAAGEACPVWPGQPMTAHWGIEDPAGVVGSDYEMERAFVTAFGMLKTRISLFTALPFKRLDTIALGAKLSEIGQIEGASSPRKIGA
- a CDS encoding ArsR/SmtB family transcription factor produces the protein MDEAQALNAFAALSQETRLQIVRLLVKAGPEGLAAGVIGEAVGASSSKASFHLSHLEQAGLITSRRESRSILYSAAYPALAGLVGFLMRDCCQGHPEVCEPAMAALAACNC
- a CDS encoding AraC family transcriptional regulator gives rise to the protein MIVQTMPGDALSAILTTIHAVAHCSISLQAGGEWGVRFSAPANIKFNVVRRGTCWLLAEGQTPVQLAAGDCFVVAHTPFDLASTPDARMEAARDVFTDSGMAAKLGDGADFAILGGSVRLDTIDGVVLSGALPPILVIQGGAAAPITWLLDQLDREWDSGAPGAQLMCNDLLRLAFVHVLRAHLAQGAADAAGWLGGLTDRHIAPVLQAVHSEPERNWTLAELSRLAGQSRSSFAARFKQRVGVAPLEYLTRWRMRLAAGRLRRGNEPVSSIGAALGYRSDSAFGASFRRIYRTSPARYRSDHRQNASSPGLDMA
- a CDS encoding YggT family protein; translated protein: MRAILDVVMIALNLYWWIVIASALFSWLYAFGVVNPRNQVVASIGKFLYQATEPALRRIRAFMPSLGAIDISPIILLLGIILIQQVIIRYVYPNVF
- the arsH gene encoding arsenical resistance protein ArsH codes for the protein MIPALPNVAADLLQAPESDKLRKTASTHRPRILLLYGSLRERSYSRFLTLEAERLLQHFGAETRVFDPHGLPLPDATAADHPKVQELRELALWSEGQVWTSPERHGAMSAVMKAQIDWIPLSVGAVRPTQGRTLAVMQVSGGSQSFNAVNQLRVLGRWMRMITIPNQSSVAKAFQEFDEAGRMRPSSYYDRVVDVMEELVKFTLLTRDVSPYLTDRYSERKEAAEALEARLSLAAAVR
- the ccoS gene encoding cbb3-type cytochrome oxidase assembly protein CcoS encodes the protein MDSLIFLVPLALLFGSVALVVFLWSLRSAQYDDLDGAAQRILLDDDDEGPGTGR
- the arsC gene encoding arsenate reductase (glutaredoxin) (This arsenate reductase requires both glutathione and glutaredoxin to convert arsenate to arsenite, after which the efflux transporter formed by ArsA and ArsB can extrude the arsenite from the cell, providing resistance.), whose protein sequence is MTFVIYHNPDCGTSRNTLALLRSVGVEPRVVEYLKTPPSRAELADLIDRMGLAVRDAIRQKGTPYAALGLDDPALGDDALLDAMIAHPILINRPIVVGPPGVRLCRPSDIVFDLLPTGVTTALLKEEGVPFLVDAGIAGDDPGLVGALQSAGLPCDDLLAPGRTFFAYRTSAGDPVGFGGYEALGDNALLRSIVVLPAWRAQALGRNLVSLLQRRAFDAGARRAWVLTSSAAPFFEKIGFKPVARDDAPATVLATRQASSLCPADAALLARTIRF
- a CDS encoding oxidoreductase; this encodes MTQQHPIGSPFSAASTAADVIRGIDLSGKNAIVTGGHSGLGIETVRALAEAGARVLVPARDPDQARADLAGIANVEVDPIDLTDPASIAAFGEHVVAGGRALDMLINSAGIMAAPLWRDAEGHESQFATNHLGHFRLTVALWPALTRSGDARVISVSSRGHQIAGVDFDDIDFLSRPYDKWVAYGQSKTANALFAMALDKRGRESGVRAFSLHPGQVLTGLARHLSEAEIASFDARDEQGRLRVDPARGMKTVPQAAATSVWSATSPLLADLGGLYLEDCDVAPIHTGEAGRKGVAPWAADPDLAERLWRVSEAMTGVSIG
- a CDS encoding DUF3828 domain-containing protein — protein: MSPTRRGVAQFLLAAVLGVGLVPTKVGTSAAADDPEAFVAAIYARYENGGEGVPLDNAETVRALFEPRLAERMIADSDEAAAAGEVGKLDGDPFVNAQDWDISDLRVDVEAGTPDTAEGHVTFLNFGEPKQIELRLVQIDQGWRIRDVFWDEGSLRGLYTH
- the ppa gene encoding inorganic diphosphatase, whose protein sequence is MNIDAVPIGKNPPHDVNVIIEVPVGGEPIKYEMDKEAGALYVDRFLYTPMRYPGNYGFVPHTLCGDGDPIDVLVANQRAIVPGAIMNCRPVGVLKMRDEGGEDEKILAVPSTKLTRRYENVKSYKDLPEITLQQIEHFFRHYKDLENGKWVEITGWGDLDEAQQLIVDAIERAKKG
- a CDS encoding cation-translocating P-type ATPase codes for the protein MSCCAGGAADLARTVHACASDEELRLASRDLGDGLRQVDLAVPDMHCADCIRKVERGLAALPGVTQARVNFSTRRASVKWRGEVPPLIETLAGLGYPSHLYDAAEAASDPQLNQLIRALAVAGFSSMNIMLLSVSVWSGAEPETRQAFHWISALLALPALFYSGLVFFRSAWSALQHGRTNMDVPISIGISLAFGISVYETFQNGAHAYFDAATSLVFFLLIGRTLDHMMRERARQAVSGLVRLAPRGATVLGADGSRDYLPVAEIEPGMTLLVAAGDRVPVDGTVASGASELDCSVVSGESLPQPVEAGSALKAGMLNLTGGLVVTATARAQDSFLAEMVRLMEAAEGGKARYRRLADRASQLYSPVVHATALLTLVGWVAATGDWHRSITIAIAVLIITCPCALGLAVPIVQVMAARRLFENGVMVKDGSAMERLAEIDTVAFDKTGTLTRGKLQLIDAERIEPAHAAIAAAMAASSNHPASRAIAARFGGGDVAFERLSEIPGHGVEAALSGRTYRLGRAEWALDEPGETSGTVLSVDGRCLAAFAFTDELRPDARAAVQALRQAGLRTLILSGDRMEPAQATAAELGIDDVTAAALPADKVARVRALAAEGRKTLMVGDGLNDAPVLTAAHVSMAPASAADIGRNAADFVFLRDSLKAVPLAHRVSIEAGRLIRQNFGLAIAYNLIALPVAIAGFVTPLIAALAMSLSSILVVANALRLKVGSGKDEAEARPAVPARRPEAEARRPPVAQGQPWTA
- a CDS encoding DUF167 family protein codes for the protein MSDNGFVRTGDGHVVVQVRLTPKGGSDRIDGLGELADGRKVVLARVRAAPDKGAANAALEALLAKAVGVPRSAVLLITGHTARLKGLRIDGEVSDLIERLARLTG